In Comamonadaceae bacterium OS-1, a single window of DNA contains:
- the glxR_1 gene encoding 2-hydroxy-3-oxopropionate reductase: MKLGFIGLGIMGVPMALHLVNAGHQVFYYTLHKAHADITASSATACDSGAAVARNADIVFTMVPDTPDVETVLFGENGIAAGLATSSVMEDGHSRKIIVDMSSISPMATKAFALKINALGADYIDAPVSGGEVGAKAASLTIMCGGSEAVFATVRPLLELMGKNITLVGGNGDGQTTKVANQIIVALNIAAVGEALLFASKAGADPAKVRQALMGGFASSRILEVHGDRMVKRTFDPGFRIRLHQKDLGLALQGARELGLALPQTAGAAQLMQVCAANGMADLDHSALVKGLELMAGHTVA, from the coding sequence ATGAAATTAGGATTTATCGGTTTGGGCATCATGGGCGTACCTATGGCCTTGCACCTCGTCAATGCCGGTCACCAGGTGTTTTATTACACCCTGCACAAGGCCCACGCTGACATCACCGCATCCAGCGCCACCGCGTGCGACAGCGGCGCTGCAGTGGCACGTAATGCCGACATCGTCTTCACCATGGTGCCCGACACCCCCGACGTGGAAACCGTGCTGTTTGGCGAGAACGGCATTGCCGCCGGCCTGGCCACCAGCAGCGTGATGGAAGACGGCCACAGCCGCAAGATCATCGTCGACATGAGCTCCATCTCGCCCATGGCCACCAAGGCCTTCGCGCTGAAGATCAATGCCCTGGGCGCGGACTACATCGACGCCCCCGTGTCCGGTGGCGAAGTGGGTGCCAAGGCCGCCTCGCTGACCATCATGTGCGGCGGCTCGGAAGCCGTATTTGCCACCGTGCGCCCGCTGCTGGAGCTGATGGGCAAGAACATCACCCTGGTGGGCGGCAATGGCGATGGCCAGACCACCAAGGTGGCCAACCAGATCATCGTGGCGCTGAACATCGCCGCCGTGGGCGAGGCCCTGCTGTTTGCCAGCAAAGCCGGTGCCGACCCGGCCAAGGTGCGCCAGGCGCTGATGGGCGGCTTTGCGTCCAGCCGCATTCTGGAAGTGCACGGCGACCGCATGGTCAAACGCACGTTTGACCCGGGTTTTCGCATCCGCCTGCACCAAAAAGACCTGGGCCTGGCGCTGCAAGGTGCCCGCGAGCTGGGCCTGGCCCTGCCGCAAACTGCCGGTGCCGCCCAGCTGATGCAGGTCTGCGCCGCCAACGGCATGGCCGACCTGGACCACTCGGCCCTGGTCAAAGGCCTGGAACTGATGGCCGGGCACACCGTGGCCTGA
- the ttuD_1 gene encoding putative hydroxypyruvate reductase produces MASTDRTPLLRRMFDAAIAAAQPALCLPPHLPPPPKGRTIVIGAGKASAAMARALEDHWSGPLEGLVVTRYGYDVPCERIEIVQAAHPVPDAAGLAAAQRIRQLVTGLTADDLVIALISGGGSSLLVAPGEGLTLADKQAVNTALLHSGASISEMNCVRRHLSSLKGGRLAAVCHPAQVLTLLISDVPGDDPIDIASGPTVADPTSCADALAIVERYRINVPPAVRSLLESGVGETVKPGDPRLAGSQTRMVTAPQIALEAAAQVAREAGITPYILGDSLEGEARDLGKAMAGIARQVAVHGQPFQTPCVLLSGGETTVTLRGKGRGGRNVEFLLSLAVALNGLPGVYALAGDTDGVDGAEEIAGAVLTPDTLSRAWALGTNPRSSLDNNDGHGFFQALGDSVVTGPTLTNVNDFRAILIEG; encoded by the coding sequence ATGGCTTCCACCGACCGCACCCCCCTGTTGCGCCGCATGTTCGATGCGGCCATCGCCGCCGCCCAGCCCGCACTGTGCCTGCCACCGCACCTGCCGCCGCCACCCAAGGGCCGCACCATCGTCATCGGTGCGGGCAAGGCCTCGGCCGCGATGGCGCGGGCGCTGGAAGACCATTGGAGCGGCCCGCTGGAAGGCCTGGTCGTCACCCGCTACGGCTACGACGTGCCGTGCGAGCGCATCGAGATCGTGCAGGCCGCCCACCCGGTGCCGGATGCCGCAGGGTTGGCGGCGGCCCAGCGCATCCGCCAGCTGGTGACGGGCCTGACGGCCGACGACCTGGTGATCGCCCTCATCTCCGGTGGCGGCTCGTCGCTGCTGGTGGCCCCGGGCGAAGGCCTGACGCTGGCTGACAAGCAGGCCGTCAACACCGCGCTGCTGCACAGCGGTGCCAGTATTTCCGAGATGAACTGCGTGCGCCGCCACCTCTCCAGCCTCAAGGGCGGGCGCTTGGCGGCGGTGTGCCACCCGGCGCAGGTGCTGACGCTGTTGATATCCGACGTGCCGGGCGACGACCCCATCGACATTGCCTCGGGCCCCACCGTGGCCGACCCCACCAGCTGCGCCGACGCGCTGGCCATCGTGGAGCGCTACCGTATCAACGTGCCGCCCGCCGTGCGCAGCCTGCTGGAAAGCGGTGTGGGCGAGACGGTCAAGCCTGGCGACCCGCGCCTGGCCGGTAGCCAGACCCGCATGGTCACCGCGCCGCAAATCGCCCTGGAAGCCGCCGCCCAGGTGGCGCGCGAGGCCGGTATCACCCCCTACATCCTGGGCGACAGCCTGGAAGGCGAGGCCCGCGACCTGGGCAAGGCCATGGCCGGTATCGCCCGCCAGGTGGCCGTGCACGGCCAGCCTTTCCAAACCCCTTGCGTGCTGCTGTCGGGCGGCGAAACCACCGTGACCCTGCGCGGCAAGGGCCGGGGAGGGCGCAACGTCGAATTCTTGCTGTCGCTGGCGGTGGCATTGAACGGTCTGCCGGGCGTGTATGCCCTGGCCGGTGACACCGACGGCGTGGACGGTGCCGAAGAAATCGCTGGTGCCGTGCTCACCCCCGACACCCTGTCCCGTGCCTGGGCGCTGGGCACCAACCCGCGCAGCAGTCTGGACAACAACGACGGCCACGGCTTCTTCCAGGCCCTGGGCGACTCGGTGGTGACCGGGCCCACGCTGACCAACGTCAACGACTTTCGCGCCATCCTCATCGAGGGCTAG
- the gntR_3 gene encoding HTH-type transcriptional regulator GntR, giving the protein MNPVPSLKRARRGSGAVTLHAVAKLAGVAPITASRALNTPEQVSPEVLRKVSEAIAQTGYVPNRLAGGLASARSRLVAAVVPTISGPVFLQTVQSLTEALDARGYQLILGQSGYAHSREDALLDAIIGRRPDGIVLTGILHSPEGRKRLLAAGIPVVETWDYTPTPLDMLVGFSHEAVGQAVVAFLVGKGRTRLAVVAGDDERSHRRHAAFQAAAQAAGLPAVTVVTVPAPTTMKSGRRALVDLLASGAELDAVFCSSDLLALGVVTEAQARGLAVPRQLAVVGFGDLAFAADLHPALTTVHIDAEAIGRTAAQCLVDRIEGRPVAHPVVDIGFSIVERDST; this is encoded by the coding sequence ATGAATCCTGTTCCCTCTTTGAAGCGCGCCCGCCGGGGCAGCGGTGCCGTTACTTTGCATGCGGTGGCCAAGCTGGCCGGGGTGGCGCCCATTACCGCATCACGCGCGCTGAACACGCCGGAGCAGGTGTCGCCCGAGGTGCTGCGCAAGGTGTCGGAGGCCATTGCGCAGACCGGCTACGTACCCAACCGCCTGGCGGGCGGGCTGGCATCGGCACGCAGCCGCCTGGTGGCGGCGGTGGTGCCGACCATCTCGGGGCCGGTGTTTTTGCAAACCGTGCAGTCCCTGACCGAAGCGCTGGATGCCCGCGGCTACCAGCTGATTCTGGGCCAGAGCGGCTATGCCCATTCGCGCGAAGACGCGCTGCTCGATGCCATCATTGGCCGCCGCCCGGACGGCATTGTGCTGACCGGCATTCTGCATTCGCCGGAAGGGCGCAAGCGCTTGTTGGCCGCCGGTATTCCGGTGGTGGAAACCTGGGACTACACGCCCACGCCGCTGGACATGCTGGTGGGTTTTTCGCACGAGGCGGTGGGGCAGGCGGTGGTGGCATTTTTGGTGGGCAAGGGGCGCACCCGGTTGGCGGTGGTGGCGGGGGATGACGAGCGTTCGCACCGCCGCCATGCGGCCTTCCAGGCGGCTGCGCAGGCGGCCGGGTTACCTGCGGTGACGGTGGTCACCGTGCCCGCGCCCACCACCATGAAGAGTGGCCGCCGGGCTTTGGTGGATCTGCTGGCCAGCGGGGCCGAACTGGACGCCGTGTTTTGCAGCTCCGACCTGCTGGCCCTGGGCGTGGTGACCGAAGCCCAGGCGCGTGGGCTGGCGGTGCCGCGGCAGTTGGCGGTGGTGGGTTTTGGCGACCTGGCGTTTGCCGCCGACCTGCACCCGGCCCTGACCACGGTCCACATCGATGCCGAGGCCATTGGCCGCACGGCGGCGCAGTGTCTGGTGGACCGTATCGAAGGCCGACCGGTGGCGCACCCGGTGGTGGACATCGGCTTTTCCATCGTCGAGCGCGACAGCACCTGA
- the gudD gene encoding glucarate dehydratase gives MSSHSTPVITALRAIPVAGRDSMLLNLSGAHSPFFTRNLLVLTDSAGRTGVGEVPGGEKIRQTLEDAAALVVGQPIGSHQRVLQQVQKQFADRDTGGRGLQTFDLRTTIHAVTAIESALLDLLGQHLDVPVAALLGEGQQRDAVEMLGYLFYVGDRTKTDLPYATDPGADNDWFRLRHETAMTPEAVVRLAEAARERYGFNDFKLKGGVLRGEEEVEAMHALHARFPEARVTLDPNGGWLLKDAVRLMRDMRGVVAYAEDPCGAEDGFSGREVMAEFRRATGLPTATNMIATDWRQLSHALSLQSVDIPLADPHFWTMAGSVRVAQTCRDWGLTWGSHSNNHFDVSLAMFTHVGAAAPGKVTAIDTHWIWQDGQRLTKEPLQIQGGMVQVPKKPGLGVELDMAEVEKAHQLYLQHGLGARDDAMAMQSLIPGWKFDPKRPALDR, from the coding sequence ATGAGCTCCCACTCCACTCCCGTCATCACTGCCTTGCGCGCTATTCCCGTGGCAGGCCGCGACAGCATGCTGCTCAACCTCAGCGGTGCGCACAGCCCGTTTTTTACCCGCAACCTGCTGGTCCTGACCGACAGCGCAGGCCGTACCGGCGTGGGCGAAGTGCCCGGCGGTGAAAAAATCCGCCAGACGCTGGAAGATGCCGCCGCTCTGGTGGTCGGCCAGCCCATCGGCTCCCACCAGCGCGTGCTGCAGCAGGTGCAAAAACAGTTTGCCGACCGCGATACCGGCGGGCGTGGGCTGCAAACTTTTGACTTGCGCACCACCATCCACGCCGTCACCGCCATCGAATCCGCCTTGCTGGATTTGCTGGGCCAGCACCTGGACGTGCCGGTGGCCGCCCTGCTGGGTGAGGGCCAGCAGCGCGACGCGGTGGAGATGCTGGGCTACCTGTTCTACGTAGGCGACCGCACGAAAACCGACCTGCCGTACGCCACCGACCCCGGTGCCGACAACGACTGGTTCCGTCTGCGCCACGAGACCGCCATGACCCCCGAAGCCGTGGTGCGGCTGGCCGAAGCCGCCCGCGAGCGCTATGGCTTCAACGACTTCAAGCTCAAGGGCGGCGTGCTGCGCGGCGAGGAAGAGGTCGAGGCCATGCACGCGCTGCATGCCCGCTTTCCCGAGGCCCGCGTCACCCTGGACCCGAATGGCGGCTGGCTGTTGAAAGACGCGGTGCGCCTGATGCGCGACATGCGCGGCGTGGTGGCCTATGCCGAAGACCCCTGCGGCGCCGAAGACGGCTTCTCGGGCCGCGAAGTGATGGCCGAGTTCCGCCGCGCCACCGGCCTGCCCACGGCCACCAACATGATCGCCACCGATTGGCGGCAGTTGAGCCATGCCTTGTCCTTGCAATCGGTGGATATCCCGCTGGCCGACCCGCATTTCTGGACCATGGCGGGCTCGGTGCGGGTGGCGCAGACCTGCCGCGACTGGGGGCTGACCTGGGGCTCGCATTCCAACAACCACTTCGACGTGTCGCTGGCCATGTTCACCCACGTGGGGGCCGCCGCGCCGGGCAAGGTAACTGCCATCGACACCCACTGGATCTGGCAAGACGGCCAGCGCCTGACCAAAGAGCCGCTGCAAATCCAGGGCGGCATGGTGCAGGTACCCAAAAAGCCCGGCCTGGGTGTGGAACTCGATATGGCCGAGGTCGAAAAAGCCCACCAGCTCTACCTGCAGCACGGTCTGGGCGCGCGCGACGATGCCATGGCCATGCAAAGCCTGATCCCCGGCTGGAAGTTCGACCCCAAGCGGCCCGCGCTGGACCGTTAA
- the dnaX gene encoding DNA polymerase III subunit tau, which yields MSYLVLARKYRPRNFSEMVGQEHVVQALSNALTTQRLHHAYLFTGTRGVGKTTVSRILAKSLNCQGPDGTGGITATPCGVCSACTDIDSGRFVDYTELDAASNRGVDEVQALLEQAVYKPVQGRFKVFMIDEVHMLTNTAFNAMLKTLEEPPEYLKFVLATTDPQKVPVTVLSRCLQFNLRPMAPETVLSHLTQVLATEGVQADTGALRLLSRAARGSMRDALSLTDQAIAFGNGQLQEATVRQMLGSVDRSYVFRLIDALAQGDGKTVVETAEALRLNGLSAASTLEEMTNVLQRMAVLQAVPGMPVDEADPEAADTARLAQAMPADETQLLYSLCLHGRAELGLAPDEYAALTMVLLRLLAFKPGSPVRQSAEKKTLSEPVRAPLPLPAPVPVVATVAVKPVEAPAPPPVIAPAPVVPAVQELPVRVQAEPSERLQARPVAVAAPPVHTADGDYWHATVQQLIAADAVSGLVRELALQSQLLAVDGGHWRLRIERESLSQPMSRERLRVALESITPNATLDIEIGSVADSPAKRNAAAANEKQRIAEEIILGDPLVQSLMRDFGAKIVPGTLKPV from the coding sequence ATGTCTTATCTCGTGCTCGCCCGCAAGTACCGTCCGCGTAATTTCTCTGAAATGGTGGGGCAGGAGCACGTGGTGCAGGCCCTCAGCAACGCCCTGACCACCCAGCGCCTGCACCATGCCTACCTGTTCACGGGTACGCGTGGCGTGGGCAAAACCACGGTGTCGCGCATTTTGGCCAAGTCGCTCAACTGCCAAGGCCCGGACGGCACCGGCGGCATCACCGCCACACCCTGCGGCGTTTGCAGCGCCTGCACTGATATCGATAGCGGCCGGTTTGTGGACTACACCGAGCTCGATGCCGCCTCCAACCGGGGCGTGGACGAAGTGCAGGCCCTGCTGGAGCAGGCGGTGTACAAGCCGGTGCAGGGCCGCTTCAAGGTCTTCATGATCGACGAAGTGCACATGCTCACCAATACCGCGTTCAACGCGATGCTGAAGACCCTGGAAGAGCCGCCCGAGTACCTGAAGTTCGTGCTGGCCACCACCGACCCGCAAAAAGTGCCGGTCACCGTGCTGTCGCGCTGCCTGCAGTTCAACCTGCGCCCCATGGCCCCCGAAACCGTGCTCTCGCACCTGACCCAGGTGCTGGCCACCGAGGGCGTGCAGGCCGACACCGGCGCGCTGCGCCTGCTGTCGCGCGCGGCCCGTGGCTCCATGCGCGATGCCTTGTCGCTCACCGACCAGGCGATTGCCTTTGGCAACGGCCAACTTCAAGAGGCCACGGTGCGCCAGATGCTGGGCAGCGTGGACCGCAGCTACGTGTTCCGCCTGATCGATGCTTTGGCCCAGGGCGACGGCAAAACCGTGGTCGAAACGGCAGAAGCCCTGCGCCTGAACGGCCTGAGCGCCGCCTCCACGCTGGAAGAAATGACCAACGTGTTGCAGCGCATGGCCGTGCTCCAGGCTGTGCCCGGCATGCCGGTGGATGAGGCCGACCCCGAAGCCGCCGACACCGCCCGTTTGGCCCAGGCCATGCCCGCCGACGAAACCCAGCTGCTCTACAGCCTGTGCCTGCATGGCCGAGCCGAGCTGGGCCTGGCCCCCGACGAATACGCCGCCCTGACCATGGTGCTGCTGCGCCTGCTGGCCTTCAAGCCCGGCAGCCCGGTGCGCCAGTCTGCGGAAAAAAAAACTCTGAGTGAGCCTGTTCGGGCACCTTTACCGCTGCCTGCGCCCGTACCCGTGGTCGCGACAGTGGCGGTCAAGCCCGTTGAAGCGCCAGCGCCACCTCCGGTCATAGCGCCAGCTCCCGTCGTTCCCGCCGTGCAGGAGTTGCCCGTACGCGTGCAGGCCGAACCCAGCGAACGCCTGCAAGCCCGCCCCGTTGCCGTCGCCGCGCCCCCGGTGCACACGGCAGATGGCGACTACTGGCACGCCACGGTGCAGCAATTGATAGCAGCCGATGCCGTGAGCGGCCTGGTGCGCGAACTGGCTTTGCAGTCGCAACTGCTGGCGGTGGACGGCGGCCACTGGCGGCTGCGCATCGAACGTGAATCTTTGAGCCAGCCCATGAGCCGCGAACGCCTGCGTGTGGCGCTGGAATCCATCACCCCCAACGCCACGCTGGACATTGAAATCGGCAGCGTGGCCGACAGCCCGGCCAAGCGCAACGCCGCCGCCGCCAATGAAAAGCAGCGCATCGCCGAAGAGATCATCCTGGGCGATCCGCTGGTGCAGTCCCTGATGCGAGATTTTGGTGCGAAAATCGTGCCAGGAACGCTAAAACCTGTTTAA
- the dgcP gene encoding diguanylate cyclase DgcP: MDALLLRLSQSVASAWTLEDLTRPLLEMLETVTGLESTYLTTIDVEKGVQHILFARNSLQLQIPEGLSVSWTDTLCKRALDEGRFFTNDVSACWGDSDAAQALGIQTYISIPIKMGDGAVYGTLCAASASQLPLAPHAAHMLQLFARLIAQHVERERLMAQLAKANTELAAVALTDVLTGLPNRRSMTAELVRTLARAQRDGTGVLVSFIDLDGFKEINDTHGHQVGDQFLAAMAENLSDGLRAGDVLARFGGDEFVAVGRGPKLNAGPSSAARIFQERLTQKCSTRLNLGEVEIQCSGASVGVVLIDPHTTTAENALTQADAAMYAVKRLRRLEREQQV, encoded by the coding sequence ATGGATGCCTTGCTTCTGCGGCTTTCTCAATCCGTGGCCTCGGCTTGGACACTGGAAGATTTAACGCGCCCACTGCTGGAAATGCTGGAGACCGTGACCGGGCTGGAGTCTACCTACCTCACCACCATCGACGTGGAAAAGGGGGTGCAGCACATCCTGTTTGCACGCAACTCCCTGCAACTGCAGATTCCCGAGGGGCTCAGCGTGTCCTGGACCGACACCTTGTGCAAGCGGGCCCTGGACGAAGGGCGCTTTTTCACCAACGATGTGTCGGCCTGCTGGGGCGACTCGGACGCCGCGCAGGCGCTGGGCATCCAGACCTACATCAGCATCCCGATCAAGATGGGCGACGGTGCGGTGTACGGCACGCTGTGCGCCGCCAGTGCATCGCAGCTGCCACTGGCACCCCACGCCGCCCACATGCTGCAGCTGTTTGCGCGCCTGATTGCCCAGCATGTCGAACGGGAGCGGCTGATGGCGCAGCTGGCCAAAGCCAATACCGAGCTGGCCGCGGTGGCCCTGACCGACGTACTCACCGGCCTGCCCAACCGGCGCTCCATGACCGCCGAACTGGTGCGCACGCTGGCCCGGGCGCAGCGCGACGGCACCGGGGTGCTGGTGAGCTTCATCGACCTGGACGGCTTCAAGGAGATCAACGACACCCACGGCCACCAGGTCGGCGACCAGTTTCTTGCCGCCATGGCCGAAAACCTGTCCGACGGCCTGCGCGCAGGCGATGTGCTGGCACGCTTTGGTGGGGACGAATTTGTGGCCGTGGGGCGTGGCCCCAAACTGAACGCAGGGCCCAGCAGCGCAGCACGCATCTTCCAGGAGCGCCTGACCCAGAAGTGCAGCACCCGTCTGAACCTGGGCGAGGTGGAAATCCAGTGCAGCGGCGCCAGCGTGGGGGTGGTGCTGATCGACCCGCACACCACCACCGCAGAAAACGCCCTCACCCAGGCCGATGCCGCCATGTACGCCGTCAAACGCCTGCGCCGCCTGGAGCGGGAGCAGCAGGTTTAA
- the ribN_2 gene encoding riboflavin transporter translates to MLKFLTHRWGALAGNTRGVLLVVLAMLCWSVLDACNKRLMAEGISPRQVLFLQSTVVLLMVAPLVAWTRGRVIRTRNPRMHLLRAGFIVTSAGCAAWAVSHLPLAEASAYLMTGALFMLPLGVWLLGERPHWLRWLGVAVGFGGVLAILQPGAGAFQPAALVALFGALMEAMLGVVLKKYSDHEHPIAILTWSQTACWISFGVLSGFALPSVPPALWVLLPIVGLAASGIYLSYFFAYRAGDASAVEAGSFSLLLFSPSLGYIFFAETPAAAFWTGAGLLVCGIALVIVEPSGRAA, encoded by the coding sequence ATGCTGAAATTTTTAACCCACCGCTGGGGCGCCCTGGCGGGCAATACCCGGGGTGTGCTGCTGGTGGTGCTGGCCATGCTGTGCTGGTCGGTGCTGGACGCCTGCAACAAGCGCCTGATGGCCGAGGGCATCTCGCCCCGGCAGGTGCTGTTTTTGCAGTCCACCGTGGTCTTGCTGATGGTGGCCCCGCTGGTCGCCTGGACGCGCGGGCGCGTCATCCGCACCCGCAACCCGCGCATGCACCTGCTGCGCGCGGGCTTTATCGTCACCTCGGCCGGGTGCGCGGCCTGGGCCGTGTCGCACCTGCCCCTGGCCGAGGCCAGCGCCTACCTGATGACCGGCGCGCTGTTCATGCTGCCGCTGGGCGTGTGGCTGCTAGGCGAGCGCCCGCACTGGCTGCGCTGGCTGGGCGTGGCGGTGGGTTTTGGCGGCGTGCTGGCCATCCTGCAGCCCGGTGCCGGTGCCTTCCAGCCCGCCGCGCTGGTGGCACTGTTTGGCGCGTTGATGGAAGCCATGCTGGGCGTGGTGCTGAAGAAATACTCGGACCACGAGCACCCCATTGCCATCCTCACCTGGAGCCAGACCGCCTGCTGGATCAGCTTTGGCGTGCTCAGCGGCTTCGCCCTGCCCAGCGTGCCGCCCGCCCTGTGGGTGCTGCTGCCCATCGTGGGCCTGGCCGCATCGGGCATTTACCTGTCGTACTTTTTTGCCTACCGCGCGGGCGACGCGTCGGCGGTGGAAGCCGGCAGCTTCTCGCTGCTGCTGTTCAGCCCCAGCCTGGGCTACATCTTCTTCGCCGAAACCCCGGCCGCCGCCTTCTGGACCGGCGCGGGCCTGCTGGTGTGCGGGATTGCGCTGGTGATTGTGGAGCCGAGCGGGCGGGCTGCCTGA
- the ybaB gene encoding nucleoid-associated protein YbaB, with protein MFNKGQLAGLMKQAQAMQDNMKKAQDELAFVEVTGESGAGLVKVLMTCKHDVKRITIDPSLLADDKDMLEDLVAAAFNAAVRKAEETTQEKMGKLTAGMPGLPGGMKFPF; from the coding sequence ATGTTCAACAAAGGACAACTCGCCGGTCTCATGAAGCAGGCACAGGCCATGCAGGACAACATGAAAAAAGCCCAGGATGAACTGGCTTTTGTCGAAGTCACCGGTGAATCCGGCGCGGGCCTGGTCAAGGTGCTGATGACCTGCAAGCACGACGTGAAGCGCATCACCATCGACCCCAGCCTGCTGGCCGACGACAAAGACATGCTGGAAGACCTGGTCGCCGCCGCCTTCAACGCCGCCGTGCGCAAGGCTGAAGAAACCACCCAGGAAAAAATGGGCAAGCTCACCGCAGGCATGCCCGGCCTGCCCGGTGGCATGAAATTCCCGTTCTGA
- the recR gene encoding recombination protein RecR has translation MSDSSALNALIQGLRRLPGVGVKSASRMAFHLLQHDREGAQMLSKALAQAAGNVKHCALCHTFTEEDICDTCQDATRDASKLCVVENPADQSAVERTAAFKGLYFVLMGKISPLDGVGPKDIGLQKLIDRASNGLVQEVILATNFTAEGEATAHVISVALKARGLQVTRLARGVPVGSELEYVDLGTIAHAFVDRR, from the coding sequence ATGTCTGATTCCAGCGCCCTCAACGCCTTGATCCAGGGCCTGCGCCGCCTGCCGGGCGTTGGGGTCAAGTCGGCATCGCGCATGGCGTTCCACCTGCTGCAGCACGACCGCGAGGGTGCGCAGATGTTGTCAAAAGCCCTGGCGCAGGCGGCGGGCAATGTGAAGCACTGCGCGCTGTGCCACACCTTTACCGAAGAAGACATCTGCGACACCTGCCAGGACGCAACCCGCGATGCCAGCAAACTGTGCGTGGTGGAAAACCCGGCCGACCAGTCGGCGGTGGAGCGCACCGCCGCTTTCAAAGGCCTGTACTTTGTGCTGATGGGCAAGATCAGTCCGCTGGACGGGGTAGGGCCCAAAGATATCGGCCTGCAAAAGCTTATTGACCGCGCCAGCAATGGCCTGGTGCAAGAGGTGATTTTGGCCACCAACTTCACCGCCGAGGGCGAGGCCACGGCCCACGTGATCAGCGTCGCCCTCAAGGCGCGCGGCTTGCAGGTCACGCGGCTGGCGCGCGGTGTGCCGGTGGGCAGCGAGCTGGAATACGTCGATTTGGGCACCATCGCCCATGCATTTGTAGACAGGCGTTAA
- the garL_1 gene encoding 5-keto-4-deoxy-D-glucarate aldolase: MRENRLRTLWKSGGAAVNGWLAIPNSFSAETMAHQGWDSLTIDLQHGMVDYQAMVPMLQAISTTDTVPVVRVPWLEPGILMKTLDAGAYGVICPMVNTREDAQKLIAYTHYAPRGTRSFGPVRATLYGGADYAEHANDTIVTFAMIETAKALDNLDDILSVEGLDAIYIGPSDLSLALGCRPVFDDVDPKAAEAIDHILARAKAHGVVAGIHNGTTDGALARIAKGFQFVTVSSDARLMAAGAQQVVAKMRARPVPSGASGY; the protein is encoded by the coding sequence ATGCGCGAAAACCGCTTACGCACGCTGTGGAAATCGGGGGGCGCTGCTGTGAACGGCTGGCTGGCCATTCCCAACAGCTTTTCCGCCGAGACCATGGCCCACCAGGGCTGGGATTCGCTGACCATCGACCTGCAGCACGGCATGGTGGATTACCAGGCCATGGTGCCCATGCTGCAGGCCATCTCCACCACCGACACGGTGCCGGTGGTACGCGTGCCCTGGCTGGAGCCCGGCATTCTCATGAAGACCCTGGATGCGGGTGCTTACGGCGTGATTTGCCCCATGGTCAACACCCGCGAAGACGCGCAAAAACTCATCGCCTACACCCACTACGCGCCGCGCGGCACGCGCAGCTTTGGCCCGGTGCGGGCCACGCTGTACGGCGGGGCCGACTACGCCGAGCACGCCAACGACACCATCGTCACCTTCGCCATGATCGAAACCGCCAAGGCGCTGGACAACCTGGACGACATCCTGTCGGTCGAGGGGCTGGACGCGATCTACATCGGCCCTTCGGACCTGTCGCTGGCGCTGGGCTGCCGCCCGGTGTTTGACGACGTCGACCCCAAGGCCGCCGAGGCGATCGACCACATCCTGGCCCGCGCCAAGGCGCACGGCGTGGTGGCCGGCATCCACAACGGCACGACCGACGGCGCGCTGGCCCGCATCGCCAAGGGCTTCCAGTTCGTCACCGTCAGTTCGGATGCGCGGCTGATGGCCGCCGGTGCCCAGCAGGTGGTGGCCAAGATGCGCGCACGGCCGGTGCCTAGCGGTGCAAGCGGATATTGA